A genome region from Streptomyces pratensis includes the following:
- a CDS encoding ATP-grasp domain-containing protein codes for MDRPTGDPALPGTVLVIGMGSLGDRDSSPYRETLLAGMARRYPLWLIDTEEPTWQLPYAMGSTLLTGRGTEHMHQAVREATAQSNVIGAFCPDEGLLLPAAIAVEALGLPGAGGDAVAACRDKKLSRERLTAAGLPQPRHSTASSPEELAEVAADLGYPVVLKPRALGGSAGVIKVSKPDEVASAYAVATAASYPGIEHSANVVVEQYLDGPEISIDGSMFDGNYQAYTIAHKELGEPPYFVETGHVVNGDDPLLDDPELHGILERAHKALGFDHGLTHSEVRFTRLGPVVIEINGRPGGDNIPRLALLSTGTDLGWIAAGMAVGLPPDTPVRRPGTVGLRFLRPERNSRLVEFPAPDPADHPGLVEAKVLVKPGDTLRTPPAQYTARYGFLIAEAADPQSCRALLDRLETEVADTIRSEPLS; via the coding sequence GTGGACCGGCCGACCGGCGACCCCGCATTGCCGGGGACCGTGCTCGTCATCGGCATGGGCAGCCTGGGAGATCGCGACAGCAGCCCCTACAGGGAGACCCTGCTCGCGGGGATGGCTCGCAGATACCCGCTGTGGCTGATCGACACGGAGGAACCCACGTGGCAGCTCCCGTACGCGATGGGCTCGACCCTGCTGACGGGCCGGGGCACCGAGCACATGCACCAGGCGGTACGCGAGGCCACGGCGCAGAGCAACGTGATCGGCGCCTTCTGCCCTGACGAGGGGCTGCTGCTGCCGGCCGCCATCGCTGTCGAGGCCCTGGGACTGCCGGGCGCGGGTGGGGATGCCGTGGCGGCGTGCCGCGACAAGAAGCTGTCCCGCGAGCGGCTCACCGCGGCGGGGCTGCCCCAGCCCCGCCACTCCACGGCCTCATCGCCCGAGGAACTTGCGGAGGTGGCAGCGGACCTGGGCTACCCCGTGGTGCTCAAGCCGCGCGCACTCGGCGGCAGCGCCGGAGTCATCAAGGTGTCGAAGCCGGACGAGGTGGCGAGCGCCTACGCGGTCGCCACCGCGGCGAGCTACCCCGGGATCGAGCATTCGGCGAACGTCGTGGTGGAGCAGTACCTCGACGGCCCCGAGATCAGCATCGACGGCTCCATGTTCGACGGCAACTACCAGGCCTACACCATCGCCCACAAGGAACTGGGCGAGCCGCCCTACTTCGTGGAGACAGGCCACGTGGTGAACGGTGACGACCCGCTGCTCGACGACCCGGAGCTGCACGGCATTCTGGAGCGTGCCCACAAGGCGCTCGGGTTCGACCACGGGCTGACGCACAGCGAGGTCAGGTTCACCCGGCTCGGCCCGGTCGTCATCGAGATCAACGGCCGCCCCGGCGGTGACAACATACCTCGGCTGGCTCTGCTCAGTACGGGCACGGACCTGGGCTGGATCGCGGCCGGCATGGCCGTGGGCCTGCCGCCGGACACCCCCGTCCGCCGTCCCGGCACGGTCGGCCTGCGCTTCCTGCGGCCGGAACGGAATTCCCGGCTCGTCGAGTTCCCCGCCCCGGACCCGGCAGATCATCCCGGACTGGTCGAGGCCAAGGTCCTGGTGAAGCCGGGTGACACACTGCGGACGCCGCCCGCGCAGTACACGGCCCGCTACGGGTTCCTCATCGCGGAGGCCGCCGACCCCCAGTCCTGCCGCGCACTTCTCGACCGGCTGGAGACCGAGGTGGCCGACACCATCCGGTCCGAGCCTTTGAGCTGA
- a CDS encoding MFS transporter: protein MTEKTGATQEDAPDRRESPGVRIAFSESSLAVKAVLAGVFINRVGGFLQIFLVLYLTAEGYSSENAALALGVYGAGSVVGVLIGGLLADRLGARNATVLSMTSTAVMVASVLYLPTYQTVLAAVALCGLASQIYRPASAALMANLTPDDRQIMVFAMYRFALNMGAIAAPLVGFGLYHAGGDSYTLLFWGEAVIALGYAAFARLVLPAGEARASGSKSEETGSGGSASQQGTLLRDYRFVVYLFAALFGSIVYAQTQSTLPLEVSAEGINIFWYTLAVSVNGLIVIVCELPLTKFTQHWRYRVTVGLSYGLIAMGIALYGLPLGPAVIICGTVVWTMGEIIGGPAVFSYPAVASPLRLRGQYIGSFQFMWALGAAVGPVVGGILLGRIGHSVWLVMACFAVLSTVLGVWSVDDSKKSAPENRSAPQENDPPRQCEEQSQSSPPA from the coding sequence GTGACTGAGAAGACCGGTGCGACCCAGGAGGACGCGCCCGACCGGCGGGAATCGCCGGGCGTCCGGATCGCCTTCAGCGAATCCTCGCTGGCGGTCAAGGCAGTGCTGGCCGGGGTGTTCATCAACCGGGTCGGCGGCTTTCTCCAGATATTCCTCGTGCTGTATCTGACGGCGGAGGGGTACTCGTCCGAGAACGCCGCACTGGCCCTCGGCGTGTACGGTGCCGGGTCCGTGGTCGGCGTGCTGATCGGCGGACTGCTCGCCGACCGTCTCGGTGCGCGGAACGCGACGGTGCTGAGCATGACCAGCACGGCGGTCATGGTGGCCTCGGTGCTCTATCTCCCCACGTACCAGACGGTGTTGGCCGCCGTCGCACTGTGCGGGCTGGCGAGCCAGATCTACCGGCCGGCCTCGGCCGCCCTGATGGCGAACCTGACGCCCGACGACCGGCAGATCATGGTCTTCGCCATGTACCGCTTCGCTCTCAACATGGGGGCCATCGCCGCCCCCTTGGTCGGCTTCGGGCTGTACCACGCCGGCGGGGACAGCTACACCCTGCTCTTCTGGGGCGAGGCCGTGATCGCGCTCGGCTACGCCGCTTTCGCCCGACTGGTGCTGCCGGCCGGGGAGGCACGGGCGTCCGGATCGAAGTCCGAGGAGACAGGATCCGGCGGGTCCGCGTCCCAGCAGGGCACCCTTTTGCGGGACTACAGGTTCGTGGTGTACCTGTTCGCCGCACTGTTCGGGTCCATCGTGTACGCCCAGACCCAGTCCACTCTGCCGCTCGAGGTCAGCGCCGAGGGCATCAACATCTTCTGGTACACGCTCGCCGTGTCGGTCAACGGCCTCATCGTGATCGTCTGCGAACTGCCGCTGACGAAGTTCACCCAGCACTGGCGCTACCGGGTCACGGTGGGGCTGTCCTACGGCCTGATCGCGATGGGCATCGCGCTGTACGGTCTGCCGCTGGGGCCGGCGGTGATCATCTGCGGCACCGTCGTCTGGACCATGGGAGAGATCATCGGCGGCCCCGCGGTGTTCTCCTACCCCGCGGTGGCGAGCCCACTGCGCCTGCGCGGCCAGTACATCGGCAGCTTCCAGTTCATGTGGGCACTGGGCGCCGCCGTCGGACCGGTCGTGGGCGGAATCCTGCTCGGAAGGATCGGCCATTCCGTGTGGCTGGTCATGGCCTGCTTCGCCGTGCTGTCGACCGTCCTGGGCGTGTGGTCGGTGGACGACTCGAAGAAGTCTGCACCGGAGAACCGCTCCGCGCCTCAGGAGAATGACCCGCCGCGGCAGTGCGAGGAGCAGTCACAGAGCAGCCCACCGGCATGA
- a CDS encoding alpha/beta hydrolase codes for MDTRRPLRIFATALGTAGLLVSGCSSGGSAPSASATGSAAVEELKPYYVQKLRWRDCGTEGFQCTTMKAPLDYAKPDDGDIELAVSRKKATGPGKKIGSLLVNPGGPGGSAIGYLQGYAAIGYPAPVRARYDMVSIDPRGVARSEPVECLSGKEMDAYTQVDQTPDDEGEITELSKSFEKFAKGCEKRSGEILPHVSTVETARDMDILRSLLGDEKLHYVGASYGTFLGATYADLFPARVGRLVLDGAMDPSLPAIEINRDQTAGFEGAFQSFAADCVKQTDCPLGTTSTDGAATELKKLFAGLDSEPVPTGETRELTESLATTGVIAAMYGEESWPQLREALAGAQRGDGSGLLALADSYYEREPSGEYANLMFANAAVNCLDLAPAFAGPEAAEKALPEFEKASPVFGRGFAWAALNCGSWPVDPTGTPHRTEAKGADPIVVVGTTRDPATPYKWAEALADQLSSGTLLTYEGDGHTAYGRGSDCVDTAINTYLLDGTPPKDGKKCA; via the coding sequence ATGGACACCAGGCGCCCGCTCCGAATCTTCGCCACCGCGCTCGGCACTGCCGGCCTCCTCGTCTCGGGTTGCAGCAGCGGAGGTTCGGCGCCGAGTGCGTCGGCGACGGGTTCGGCCGCCGTCGAGGAGCTGAAGCCGTACTACGTGCAGAAGCTGCGCTGGCGGGACTGCGGTACGGAGGGCTTCCAGTGCACCACCATGAAGGCTCCGCTGGACTACGCGAAGCCTGACGACGGAGACATCGAGCTGGCCGTCTCCCGCAAGAAGGCCACCGGGCCGGGGAAGAAGATCGGCTCGCTCCTGGTGAATCCCGGCGGCCCCGGGGGCTCGGCCATCGGCTACCTCCAGGGGTACGCGGCCATCGGCTACCCCGCTCCCGTCCGTGCCAGGTACGACATGGTGTCCATCGATCCGCGCGGGGTGGCCCGCAGCGAACCGGTCGAGTGCCTCTCCGGCAAGGAGATGGACGCCTACACGCAGGTGGACCAGACCCCGGACGACGAGGGTGAGATCACCGAGCTGAGCAAGTCCTTCGAGAAGTTCGCCAAGGGCTGCGAGAAGCGCTCCGGCGAGATCCTCCCGCATGTCTCCACAGTCGAGACGGCACGCGACATGGACATCCTGCGTTCCCTGCTCGGCGACGAGAAGCTGCATTACGTCGGCGCCTCGTACGGCACGTTCCTCGGCGCGACGTACGCCGATCTCTTCCCCGCCCGGGTGGGCCGGCTCGTCCTGGACGGGGCGATGGATCCCTCGCTGCCCGCGATCGAGATCAATCGCGATCAGACCGCCGGTTTCGAGGGGGCGTTCCAGTCCTTCGCCGCGGACTGCGTGAAGCAGACGGACTGTCCGCTCGGCACCACGTCCACGGACGGTGCGGCGACCGAGCTGAAGAAGCTCTTCGCCGGTCTGGACTCCGAGCCGGTGCCGACCGGCGAGACCCGGGAGCTGACCGAGTCCCTGGCGACCACGGGTGTGATCGCCGCGATGTACGGCGAGGAGTCCTGGCCCCAGCTCCGCGAAGCCCTGGCCGGCGCTCAGCGCGGTGACGGATCAGGCCTTCTCGCTCTGGCCGACAGCTACTACGAGCGTGAGCCGAGTGGTGAGTACGCCAATCTGATGTTCGCCAACGCCGCAGTGAACTGCCTCGACCTGGCCCCCGCCTTCGCCGGTCCCGAAGCGGCGGAGAAGGCGCTCCCGGAGTTCGAGAAGGCCTCCCCGGTCTTCGGCCGGGGCTTCGCCTGGGCGGCCCTGAACTGCGGCTCCTGGCCCGTGGACCCCACCGGTACCCCGCACCGTACCGAGGCGAAGGGCGCGGACCCGATCGTCGTGGTCGGCACGACCCGCGATCCGGCAACCCCCTACAAGTGGGCCGAGGCCCTCGCGGACCAGCTCTCCTCCGGCACCCTCCTCACCTACGAGGGTGACGGGCACACGGCGTACGGCAGGGGCAGCGACTGCGTCGATACGGCGATCAACACCTACCTGCTGGACGGCACTCCGCCCAAGGACGGCAAGAAGTGCGCCTGA
- a CDS encoding DNA polymerase III subunit delta' translates to MTVWDDLVGQTRVQEQLGAAARDADVLVTAISEGEPVPPGSKMTHAWLFTGPPGSGRATAARAFAAALQCTSPDRALGGAPGCGFCDGCHTALIGTHADVEVIRTDLLSIGVKETRELVRRAQLSPAVGRWQVIVMEDADRLTEGAGNVLLKAVEEPAPRTVWLLCAPSLEDVLPTIRSRCRHLTLRTPPVDAVADVLIRRDGIEPERAAAAARATQGHIGRARRLATDEGARARRAAVLKLPLRVHDVGGCLKAAQELIDTATDDAKQVAEEVDVKETEDLKAALGGVAGGRMPRGTAGAMKELEDRQKRRRTRTQRDSLDLALSELTGFYRDVLALQLGSRIALANTDVRDSLDRIAESSTPERTLRRIEAVFACRRALDRNVAPLLAVEAMAVALRAG, encoded by the coding sequence ATGACCGTATGGGACGACCTGGTCGGACAGACCCGGGTGCAGGAGCAGCTCGGCGCCGCCGCCCGGGACGCCGATGTGCTGGTCACCGCCATTTCCGAGGGCGAGCCGGTTCCCCCCGGCTCGAAGATGACCCATGCCTGGCTGTTCACCGGTCCGCCCGGCTCCGGCCGCGCCACCGCCGCGCGCGCGTTCGCCGCGGCGCTCCAGTGCACCAGCCCCGACCGGGCCCTGGGCGGGGCTCCCGGCTGCGGTTTCTGCGACGGCTGCCACACGGCGCTGATCGGTACCCACGCCGACGTCGAGGTGATCCGGACGGATCTGCTCTCCATCGGTGTGAAGGAGACCCGTGAGCTCGTCCGCCGAGCCCAGCTGTCCCCTGCCGTGGGTCGTTGGCAGGTCATCGTCATGGAGGACGCGGACCGTCTGACGGAGGGCGCGGGGAACGTCCTGCTGAAGGCGGTGGAGGAGCCCGCGCCCCGCACGGTGTGGCTGCTCTGCGCCCCTTCCCTCGAGGACGTGCTGCCCACGATCCGCTCGCGCTGCCGCCACCTCACTCTGCGTACGCCTCCGGTGGATGCGGTGGCCGACGTGCTGATCAGGCGCGACGGCATCGAGCCCGAGCGTGCCGCGGCCGCGGCACGCGCGACTCAGGGCCACATCGGCAGGGCGCGCCGCCTGGCCACGGACGAAGGGGCGCGTGCCCGCCGTGCCGCCGTGCTCAAGCTCCCGTTGCGCGTCCATGACGTCGGAGGCTGCCTCAAGGCGGCCCAGGAGCTGATCGACACGGCCACTGACGACGCCAAGCAGGTTGCCGAGGAGGTCGATGTCAAGGAGACGGAGGACCTGAAGGCTGCGCTCGGTGGCGTGGCCGGCGGCCGGATGCCGCGTGGCACAGCTGGTGCCATGAAGGAGCTGGAGGACAGGCAGAAGCGCCGCAGGACGCGTACGCAGCGCGACAGCCTCGACCTCGCGCTGAGCGAGCTCACCGGGTTCTACCGCGATGTGCTGGCACTTCAGCTCGGCTCCCGGATCGCCCTCGCCAACACCGACGTACGGGACTCCCTCGACCGGATCGCCGAGTCGTCCACCCCTGAGCGGACCTTGCGTCGCATCGAAGCCGTGTTCGCGTGTCGCCGTGCCCTCGACCGGAACGTCGCGCCCCTGCTCGCCGTGGAGGCGATGGCGGTGGCGCTCAGGGCGGGCTGA
- the tmk gene encoding dTMP kinase → MTRAEQPLVVSPTSDPLAADSRERAVRALLRVPPLRRLWSAQLVGSIGDSLALLVLVLLSLQAAVLEGSFGAGYRGAAFAVAAVFGARILSTVLFGAVLLGPLTALTAPGGPVDRRWLMIGADGLRLALLVVAPLWIDWMPEKALMMILITVFVAGVGERLWSVAKESAAPALLPAPPLEGAAVRPLPDHLDALRRLSLRTNFLAVPAAAAVLVVAALVGELLGTGFEWFSFHQAALGSYVAAGLFSASVSTLYFLELPATKTPRPRSPLEGLRRPAGGTGSDKGRTGSVPLVVAACAAVAGAIAAAAAVSVLHAADLGGGPATFALLILALTGGTALGIRTARKVLPALSRRRLLALAVAVTGVALLALGLVPDTATGLLIALLAGYAAGVAAHIGHAVIDQETEAFRQAKATEHLQAVVRVLVALGAVGGPLLAAAIGRHRLGSGDFVFAHGGAAFALMLIGALLLPVAVIVLAKTDDRAGVPLRRDLREALRGGDPAVAPAANGFFLALEGGDGAGKSTQVEALAEWIRAKGHEVVVTREPGATPVGKRLRSILLDVSSAGLSNRAEALLYAADRAEHVDSVVRPALERGAIVISDRYIDSSVAYQGAGRDLAPTEIARISRWATSGLVPHLTVLLDVDPETARERFTEAPDRLESEPAEFHTRVRSGFLTLAAADPARYLVVDAGQEPEAITTVVRHRLDRVLPLSEAEIRAQEEARKAAEEEARRKAEEEAARKAEEERLERERQAQLAKLRAEEEERKRREEEEARQREAERQAEEARQRAEEARRRAEEERARLEAEERVREAEQARLRAQAQEEARLRKEAEELRLEKQRKAEEALVRAEEARRRAEAEAAARAEAAAAAQRSRESGRSGSGSSGSSGPSVPDNELTVPTPVVNPNEITQPVPVARPDRPEDETTVLPPVRDADETAVLPPVRDEDPSDRVPPGVFRDERRASRAESENERTRELPQVEDPRAGRADQDAPGQKRPRPDWAEETPLDDLPSLADELLGDRDEDQGGSGRGGRRPRR, encoded by the coding sequence ATGACGCGAGCCGAGCAGCCATTGGTCGTGAGCCCCACCTCCGACCCACTTGCCGCAGACTCACGCGAGCGCGCCGTACGAGCCCTGTTGCGTGTTCCCCCGCTCAGGCGGTTGTGGAGCGCCCAGCTCGTCGGCAGTATCGGCGATTCACTCGCCCTTCTCGTGCTTGTGCTGTTGTCGCTGCAGGCGGCGGTCCTCGAGGGCTCATTCGGGGCCGGATACCGCGGGGCGGCCTTTGCCGTCGCCGCCGTGTTCGGCGCCCGGATCCTTTCCACCGTGCTCTTCGGAGCCGTACTCCTGGGGCCCCTGACGGCGCTCACGGCACCCGGCGGTCCCGTGGACCGGCGATGGCTGATGATCGGGGCGGACGGGCTGCGGCTCGCTCTGCTGGTCGTCGCGCCCCTGTGGATCGACTGGATGCCCGAGAAGGCACTCATGATGATCCTGATCACCGTCTTCGTGGCGGGTGTCGGCGAACGGCTGTGGTCGGTGGCCAAGGAGAGCGCTGCTCCCGCACTGCTTCCCGCCCCGCCCCTGGAGGGCGCCGCGGTGCGCCCGCTGCCGGATCACCTCGACGCGCTGCGCAGGCTCTCCCTGCGGACGAACTTCCTGGCGGTCCCCGCGGCCGCGGCCGTGCTGGTGGTCGCCGCGCTCGTCGGGGAACTGCTCGGCACCGGCTTCGAATGGTTCTCCTTCCACCAGGCGGCCCTCGGCTCCTACGTCGCGGCCGGGCTCTTCTCCGCCTCCGTCTCGACCCTGTACTTCCTCGAACTCCCGGCCACCAAGACGCCCCGCCCTCGCTCGCCCCTTGAGGGCCTGCGCCGGCCGGCCGGCGGAACGGGGTCCGACAAGGGCCGCACCGGCAGCGTCCCGCTGGTCGTCGCCGCGTGCGCCGCGGTCGCCGGTGCCATCGCCGCCGCGGCCGCCGTCTCCGTGCTGCACGCCGCCGATCTCGGTGGCGGGCCCGCCACCTTCGCCCTGCTGATCCTGGCCCTGACCGGCGGCACCGCGCTCGGTATCCGTACCGCGCGCAAGGTGCTGCCCGCCCTGTCTCGGCGCCGACTGCTCGCACTGGCGGTAGCGGTCACGGGTGTGGCGCTTCTCGCGCTCGGCCTGGTGCCCGACACAGCCACCGGCCTGCTGATCGCCCTGCTCGCGGGTTACGCGGCGGGGGTCGCCGCCCATATCGGGCACGCTGTCATCGACCAGGAGACGGAGGCGTTCCGGCAGGCCAAGGCCACCGAGCACCTTCAGGCGGTCGTCCGCGTGCTGGTCGCGCTCGGCGCGGTGGGCGGCCCTCTGCTCGCCGCCGCCATCGGACGGCACCGCCTGGGATCCGGTGACTTCGTCTTCGCGCACGGTGGTGCGGCCTTCGCCCTGATGCTCATCGGGGCTCTGCTGCTGCCCGTCGCCGTGATCGTCCTCGCCAAGACGGACGACCGTGCCGGTGTGCCGCTGCGCCGTGACCTGCGTGAGGCGCTGCGCGGTGGCGACCCCGCCGTCGCGCCCGCGGCGAACGGATTCTTCCTCGCCCTGGAGGGCGGCGACGGAGCCGGCAAGTCCACCCAGGTCGAGGCACTCGCCGAATGGATCCGTGCCAAGGGCCACGAGGTCGTCGTGACGCGCGAGCCGGGCGCCACCCCGGTCGGCAAGCGGCTGCGTTCGATCCTGCTGGACGTCTCGTCGGCCGGTCTGTCGAACAGGGCCGAGGCACTGCTGTACGCCGCTGACCGGGCCGAGCACGTGGACTCGGTCGTCCGTCCCGCGCTGGAGCGCGGCGCGATCGTCATCTCGGACCGCTACATCGACTCGTCCGTCGCCTACCAGGGCGCCGGCCGGGACCTCGCCCCGACCGAGATCGCCCGGATCTCGCGCTGGGCGACGAGCGGGCTCGTACCGCACCTGACGGTGCTTCTGGACGTCGACCCGGAGACGGCGCGGGAACGCTTCACCGAGGCGCCCGACCGGCTGGAGTCCGAGCCTGCCGAATTCCACACCCGGGTCCGGTCCGGTTTCCTCACACTCGCGGCGGCCGACCCGGCCCGCTATCTGGTGGTGGACGCCGGACAGGAACCGGAAGCGATCACCACCGTCGTACGCCACCGGCTCGACCGGGTCCTGCCGCTCTCCGAAGCCGAGATCAGGGCTCAGGAGGAGGCGCGCAAGGCGGCCGAGGAAGAGGCCCGGCGCAAGGCGGAGGAAGAAGCGGCCCGTAAGGCGGAGGAGGAGCGGCTGGAGCGTGAGCGGCAGGCTCAGCTCGCCAAGCTCCGTGCCGAGGAGGAGGAGCGCAAGCGCCGCGAGGAGGAAGAAGCGCGTCAGCGCGAGGCCGAACGGCAGGCGGAGGAGGCCCGGCAGCGCGCCGAGGAGGCCCGCCGCCGTGCGGAGGAGGAGCGGGCCCGTCTCGAGGCCGAGGAGCGGGTGCGCGAGGCCGAGCAGGCGCGGCTGCGCGCGCAGGCTCAGGAGGAGGCGCGGCTGCGCAAGGAGGCGGAGGAACTGCGCCTGGAGAAGCAGCGCAAGGCGGAGGAGGCGTTGGTGCGGGCCGAGGAGGCCCGACGCCGCGCCGAGGCCGAGGCGGCTGCCCGGGCGGAGGCGGCCGCTGCCGCGCAGCGGTCTCGGGAGTCCGGCCGGTCCGGCTCCGGGTCCTCCGGGTCCTCCGGGCCGTCCGTGCCGGACAACGAACTCACCGTCCCGACGCCGGTCGTGAATCCGAACGAGATCACGCAGCCGGTGCCCGTCGCCCGGCCGGACCGCCCGGAGGACGAGACGACTGTTCTGCCGCCCGTGCGCGACGCGGACGAGACGGCCGTGCTTCCGCCCGTGCGGGACGAGGATCCGTCGGACCGGGTACCGCCGGGCGTCTTCCGTGACGAGCGCCGTGCTTCCCGCGCCGAGAGCGAGAACGAGCGCACGCGTGAACTGCCTCAGGTCGAGGACCCGCGGGCCGGCCGTGCGGATCAGGACGCCCCCGGCCAGAAGCGGCCTCGTCCCGACTGGGCCGAGGAGACGCCGCTCGACGATCTGCCGTCGCTGGCCGACGAACTGCTCGGCGACCGCGACGAGGACCAGGGCGGCTCCGGACGGGGTGGGCGCCGGCCGCGTCGCTGA